From one Thermatribacter velox genomic stretch:
- a CDS encoding FAD-dependent oxidoreductase yields MHGKSRGSVMVVGGGIAGIQSALDLANAGFKVYLVEDSTAIGGLMARLDKTFPTNDCAMCILSPKLVDCGRHLNIEVISCANLESVEGVPGDFRVKVRRKPRYIDPLKCTGCGDCARVCPVNLPNEFEGGLSEKKAIYRLFPQAFPSAFAIEKRGLPNCQAACPLEQKAQGYVALIREGRFEDALQTVRMDNPFPGICGRACHHPCMEDCQRSVLDEAIGIPYLKRFLADYEVKNGLKPVSNQKENKGKKVAIVGAGPSGLSCAYFLAREGYQVCVYEAKEQPGGMMHYGIPPYRLPREVVQYEIEILKDLGVQFIFGKAWGRDFTIEDLFKEDYAALYIACGAWQTMKLGIDGEDYPEVMDGLDYLVRVNSTQKVPLVEEVVVIGGGNVAIDCARSALRKGAKKVSIYYRRSREEMPARAEEIEEAIEEGIEFYFCAAPKRFVKRNGKVVLEFNAVRLCAPDASGRRKPEIMPDVVYEVTADLFLVAIGQRVDIPEKSLERTNWGTIKVDETMQTSVEGVFAGGDAVLGPATLVEAIAHGKRAAQAIDAYLQGRGLQSFEKRKAPITIPWREPKKPRVRMRKLSPQERIRGFYEVVKGYTEEEAKEEARRCLSCGGCSECMQCVAACQREAIIHEDSEELLEIPVGAVVFASGASVFDPVKRYRELGYRKFANVITSLDFERILSASGPTQGKVVRPSDGKVPRKIAFVQCVGSRDVERGKPYCSAVCCMYAIKEALVAREHLLIEAREEAAVCGCGVNTVVHGSEKRPDAEGSQLDVTIFMIDMRSPGKDFERYFERAKEEGIRFVRSKVGKVEELDNGDLRVYFVDESGHLQEEIFNLVILSVGFEASPLNQEMFRRAGIALQENGFPYTDPLDKTLTARDGIFVCGTAGGPKDIPETVVEASAASCNVSSLLSEARFSEITYKQYPPERNVEIEPLRIGVFVCHCGINIGGVVNVKEVVDWAKDLPGVVYAEENLYTCSQDTQERMKQKIMELGINRVVVASCSPRTHESLFRETLREAGLNPYLFEMANIRDQCSWVHQRTPQMATEKAKELVSMAVAKVSLKRPLQPALLPVEKAVLIIGGGLSGMTAALEARKQGIKVFLVEKEPELGGYVARFERWLTPFGEEITERIHELKNKVLEDPEIEVLLNTRVVEVNGFVGNFESLVMVKDTERRIKHGAVIVATGGLEYLPQEGEFGYGLSPRVILQSELEQSLEKGSFSPARVVMIQCVGSRNADHPWCSRTCCSRAIRNALRLKEMNPEIEIFILYRDIRTFGFLEELYRRAREMGIVFARFEDDKPPQVLVDGEKIVVKAFLPLLGEEVLFAPDLVVLSNGVVPQVGNQELAKKLKVPLNQDGFFLEAHVKLRPVDFATDGIFVCGLAHSPKFAHECVLQAKAAVSRMMTVLSKEQITSEAEVAFVEERKCTGCGDCEKLCQFGAVKVNPEKKVAEVNLALCKGCGLCSASCKSSAIKVQGFAPEQVMAEVEYLYE; encoded by the coding sequence ATGCACGGTAAAAGCCGAGGCAGTGTGATGGTGGTTGGAGGAGGCATAGCAGGCATTCAGAGTGCACTGGACCTGGCTAATGCAGGCTTTAAGGTTTATCTGGTCGAGGATTCAACCGCTATTGGAGGCCTTATGGCAAGGTTAGATAAAACCTTTCCAACCAATGACTGTGCAATGTGCATTCTCTCCCCAAAGCTCGTTGACTGCGGTAGGCACCTGAACATAGAGGTTATTTCCTGTGCCAACCTTGAGTCCGTTGAAGGGGTACCCGGTGATTTTCGGGTCAAGGTCAGGCGCAAGCCTCGCTATATTGACCCTTTAAAGTGCACTGGATGTGGTGATTGTGCAAGAGTTTGTCCGGTGAATTTGCCGAACGAATTTGAGGGTGGTTTGAGTGAGAAAAAAGCCATTTACCGTCTTTTCCCTCAGGCTTTTCCCAGTGCTTTTGCAATTGAAAAACGAGGTTTGCCCAACTGTCAGGCAGCTTGTCCTCTGGAACAGAAAGCCCAGGGTTATGTAGCACTGATTCGAGAAGGAAGGTTTGAAGATGCCTTGCAAACAGTGCGAATGGATAATCCTTTTCCTGGAATTTGCGGACGAGCTTGCCATCACCCCTGTATGGAGGACTGCCAGCGTAGCGTGCTTGATGAAGCAATTGGCATTCCTTACTTAAAGAGATTTTTAGCAGATTATGAGGTTAAAAATGGTTTAAAGCCTGTTTCGAACCAAAAAGAGAACAAAGGTAAAAAGGTAGCGATTGTTGGAGCTGGTCCCAGCGGGCTCAGCTGTGCTTACTTTTTGGCCAGAGAGGGCTATCAAGTCTGTGTTTACGAAGCTAAAGAGCAGCCTGGGGGGATGATGCATTACGGTATACCTCCCTATCGCTTACCACGCGAAGTTGTGCAATATGAAATTGAAATCTTAAAAGACTTGGGAGTCCAGTTTATTTTTGGCAAGGCCTGGGGTAGAGATTTTACGATTGAAGACCTTTTCAAAGAGGATTATGCTGCCCTGTACATTGCCTGCGGAGCCTGGCAAACTATGAAGCTGGGTATCGATGGAGAAGACTATCCTGAGGTCATGGATGGTCTTGATTATCTGGTTAGAGTCAACAGCACTCAAAAAGTGCCTTTGGTTGAGGAGGTCGTGGTTATTGGTGGGGGTAACGTGGCTATCGATTGCGCACGTTCTGCTTTGCGTAAGGGTGCTAAGAAAGTTTCCATTTATTACCGACGTTCCCGAGAAGAAATGCCAGCGAGGGCGGAGGAAATAGAGGAAGCGATAGAAGAGGGAATAGAGTTTTACTTCTGCGCAGCACCCAAGAGATTTGTGAAACGAAACGGGAAAGTGGTGCTGGAGTTCAATGCAGTTCGTTTGTGTGCTCCCGACGCTTCAGGAAGAAGAAAACCAGAAATCATGCCCGATGTAGTATATGAGGTGACAGCAGACCTTTTCCTGGTAGCCATTGGCCAGCGAGTAGATATACCCGAGAAGAGCTTAGAGCGCACCAATTGGGGGACTATCAAAGTTGATGAAACTATGCAAACCTCCGTTGAAGGTGTTTTTGCCGGAGGTGATGCAGTGCTTGGTCCAGCTACGCTGGTTGAAGCCATTGCTCATGGAAAAAGAGCTGCTCAGGCCATTGATGCTTATCTTCAGGGAAGGGGACTTCAAAGTTTTGAAAAACGCAAAGCTCCCATTACCATACCCTGGCGGGAGCCGAAGAAGCCTCGAGTCAGGATGAGAAAGCTGAGTCCCCAGGAGAGAATCCGGGGATTTTATGAAGTGGTCAAGGGTTACACCGAAGAAGAGGCCAAAGAAGAAGCTCGACGCTGTCTTTCCTGCGGTGGTTGTTCAGAGTGTATGCAATGTGTCGCTGCCTGCCAGCGGGAAGCAATTATACATGAAGACTCTGAAGAGCTTTTAGAGATTCCGGTTGGTGCAGTTGTTTTCGCAAGCGGTGCTTCGGTTTTTGATCCTGTAAAGCGCTATAGAGAGCTTGGATATCGAAAATTCGCTAACGTCATCACCAGTTTAGACTTTGAGCGGATATTGAGTGCTTCTGGTCCCACTCAGGGCAAGGTGGTTCGTCCTTCAGACGGTAAGGTACCTCGCAAGATTGCTTTTGTGCAGTGCGTGGGTTCGAGAGACGTGGAGCGTGGTAAACCTTATTGCTCTGCTGTTTGCTGTATGTATGCCATTAAGGAAGCTTTGGTGGCCAGAGAACACCTGCTTATTGAAGCAAGAGAAGAAGCAGCAGTGTGTGGGTGTGGAGTAAACACCGTTGTCCATGGCTCCGAAAAGAGACCTGATGCTGAGGGTTCACAGCTGGATGTAACCATTTTTATGATTGATATGCGTTCGCCGGGAAAAGATTTTGAACGTTACTTTGAACGTGCCAAAGAGGAAGGCATCCGTTTTGTAAGGAGCAAAGTGGGCAAGGTAGAGGAGCTCGACAACGGGGATTTGAGGGTTTACTTTGTTGACGAAAGTGGTCATCTTCAGGAGGAAATCTTTAACTTGGTAATTCTTTCGGTGGGTTTTGAGGCCTCACCTTTAAATCAGGAAATGTTTCGTAGAGCAGGGATAGCGTTGCAAGAGAACGGGTTTCCATATACTGACCCACTTGATAAAACGCTAACTGCGCGAGATGGCATTTTCGTTTGTGGTACAGCAGGAGGCCCTAAGGATATACCTGAAACTGTGGTTGAGGCAAGTGCGGCAAGTTGTAATGTTTCTTCTTTGTTAAGTGAAGCACGTTTTTCGGAAATTACTTACAAGCAATATCCCCCGGAGCGCAACGTAGAGATTGAGCCGCTGAGAATAGGAGTTTTCGTTTGCCATTGTGGCATTAATATTGGAGGTGTAGTGAACGTAAAAGAAGTGGTTGACTGGGCTAAAGATTTACCCGGAGTGGTTTATGCTGAAGAGAACCTATACACATGCTCGCAGGATACCCAGGAACGAATGAAGCAAAAAATTATGGAACTGGGTATCAATCGAGTAGTGGTAGCTTCCTGCTCTCCGAGAACACACGAATCTCTTTTCAGGGAAACCTTACGAGAAGCAGGTCTTAACCCCTATCTTTTTGAAATGGCTAACATTCGGGACCAGTGTTCCTGGGTGCATCAGAGGACACCTCAAATGGCTACTGAGAAAGCCAAGGAACTGGTTTCTATGGCAGTGGCCAAAGTTTCTCTGAAACGGCCCCTACAACCAGCTCTGCTTCCGGTTGAAAAAGCGGTTTTGATTATAGGTGGTGGCTTGAGCGGGATGACTGCGGCTTTAGAGGCTCGTAAGCAGGGAATAAAAGTTTTTCTGGTGGAAAAAGAGCCGGAACTGGGTGGTTATGTTGCCCGGTTTGAACGCTGGTTGACGCCCTTTGGTGAAGAAATTACTGAGAGGATTCATGAGCTCAAAAATAAGGTTTTGGAAGATCCAGAGATAGAAGTGCTGCTAAACACCCGGGTTGTAGAAGTGAATGGTTTTGTGGGTAATTTTGAATCTCTGGTTATGGTCAAGGATACCGAGAGAAGGATCAAGCATGGTGCCGTGATAGTTGCCACAGGGGGTCTTGAGTATCTTCCTCAAGAAGGTGAATTTGGCTATGGCTTGAGCCCGCGGGTTATACTTCAATCCGAACTTGAGCAGAGTCTTGAAAAGGGTTCTTTCTCTCCTGCAAGGGTAGTGATGATCCAGTGCGTGGGTTCCAGAAACGCAGATCACCCCTGGTGTAGCCGAACCTGCTGTTCGAGGGCTATTCGCAATGCTTTGCGATTGAAAGAAATGAACCCCGAGATAGAGATTTTCATTCTTTACCGGGACATCCGGACTTTTGGTTTTCTGGAAGAGCTTTACCGCAGAGCCCGTGAAATGGGCATTGTTTTTGCTCGTTTTGAGGACGATAAGCCTCCTCAGGTTTTGGTAGATGGAGAAAAAATTGTTGTTAAGGCTTTTCTTCCGCTTTTGGGTGAGGAGGTACTTTTCGCTCCGGACCTGGTGGTGCTCTCCAATGGTGTTGTTCCCCAGGTTGGAAACCAGGAACTTGCCAAAAAACTGAAAGTGCCTTTAAACCAAGATGGGTTTTTCCTGGAAGCCCATGTGAAATTGCGACCGGTTGATTTCGCTACTGATGGTATCTTTGTTTGTGGCCTGGCTCATAGCCCGAAGTTTGCTCATGAATGTGTTCTGCAAGCTAAAGCAGCCGTTTCTCGCATGATGACTGTGTTGAGCAAAGAACAAATTACTTCTGAAGCTGAGGTGGCTTTTGTAGAGGAGCGGAAATGTACTGGTTGTGGTGACTGTGAGAAGCTGTGCCAGTTTGGTGCTGTAAAAGTAAATCCTGAGAAAAAAGTTGCCGAAGTTAACCTGGCTCTTTGTAAAGGTTGTGGTTTGTGCAGTGCTTCCTGCAAAAGCAGTGCGATTAAAGTTCAGGGCTTTGCTCCTGAGCAGGTCATGGCGGAGGTGGAATATCTTTATGAGTGA
- a CDS encoding IS110 family transposase, producing MNKNSWQYFIGIDVSRDRFTYAIIDASLQVLSEGQLHMNLEGFTALSQLISSYPNSLIGVESTGSYHLNLLAFLITNQYPVALINPALIKKFSQSITLRNTKTDRIDALTIARFLLKNLEVIPHFIPDKLDDLAALARVRESLTQQIARTKTQLKQHLVVVFPELVAHRNIFTDFLLSVLEEFPTPHSVLKASPGRVKAVFRKLKARGRKPSLSAEQFLELARDSIGISTTNYALIIKHEVEMLRFLNQKLQEITKQFIEEIQKNQKDNLELLKSIKGVSDITSAHFLAAVKDIHRFENRRKLAAYAGIDPSIKQSGSRYARGGISKRGSKSLRRCLYLMASGVMRCNEYFRAYYLKKRGEGMPHRKAMIALCNKLLRVIFAMLRKGEKFVPVTHYL from the coding sequence ATGAACAAAAACTCCTGGCAGTATTTCATAGGCATTGATGTTTCCAGGGACAGGTTCACCTATGCAATCATCGATGCTTCTTTGCAGGTGCTCAGTGAAGGTCAACTGCATATGAACTTGGAGGGATTCACTGCCCTCAGCCAGCTTATTAGCTCCTATCCCAACTCCCTGATTGGTGTGGAGTCTACTGGGAGTTACCACCTCAACCTCCTGGCCTTCCTGATTACCAACCAGTACCCGGTGGCACTCATCAACCCCGCCCTCATCAAAAAGTTCTCTCAGAGCATCACCCTGCGCAATACCAAAACTGACCGCATTGATGCCCTCACCATCGCCAGGTTTCTGCTCAAAAACCTGGAAGTGATTCCTCACTTCATCCCTGACAAGCTGGATGACCTGGCTGCCCTGGCCAGGGTGAGGGAAAGCCTCACTCAACAGATTGCCAGAACCAAGACCCAGCTCAAACAACACCTGGTGGTGGTCTTCCCGGAACTGGTGGCTCACCGCAACATCTTCACCGATTTCCTGCTCTCGGTACTTGAAGAATTTCCCACTCCCCATTCGGTTCTCAAAGCCTCCCCAGGCAGAGTGAAGGCTGTCTTCAGAAAGCTCAAAGCAAGAGGAAGAAAACCATCTCTCAGTGCTGAACAGTTCTTGGAACTTGCCAGAGATTCCATCGGTATCTCCACCACCAACTATGCCCTGATCATCAAACATGAAGTGGAGATGCTCCGGTTCCTCAACCAGAAGCTCCAGGAGATTACCAAACAGTTCATCGAGGAAATCCAAAAGAACCAGAAAGACAACTTGGAACTCCTCAAATCCATCAAAGGAGTCAGTGATATCACCTCGGCTCATTTTCTGGCTGCAGTCAAGGATATACACAGGTTTGAAAACCGAAGGAAACTGGCTGCCTATGCAGGTATTGACCCTTCTATCAAACAGTCTGGTTCCCGGTATGCTCGAGGTGGAATCAGCAAGAGGGGCTCTAAGTCTTTGCGGAGATGTCTCTACCTCATGGCAAGTGGAGTTATGCGCTGCAATGAGTACTTTAGAGCTTATTACTTGAAAAAGAGAGGTGAGGGAATGCCCCACAGAAAAGCAATGATTGCCCTCTGTAACAAGCTGTTGAGGGTTATCTTTGCTATGCTCAGGAAAGGTGAAAAATTTGTTCCAGTTACACATTATTTATAG
- a CDS encoding hydrogenase iron-sulfur subunit, which translates to MSEGWEPKIVAFLCHWCSYAGADLAGVSRFQYPPNIRVIRVPCSGAVNPLYILKALREGADGVLVSGCHPGDCHYIGGNYFARRKFLVLKEMLKWFGIEEERVQFSWVSASEGQKFSKVVEEVVESVKKVGPASRLVKESTINNV; encoded by the coding sequence ATGAGTGAAGGATGGGAACCCAAAATAGTGGCCTTTCTCTGCCACTGGTGTAGCTATGCAGGTGCTGATTTAGCGGGAGTGAGTCGTTTTCAGTATCCTCCCAATATTAGAGTTATCAGAGTTCCCTGTTCGGGGGCAGTTAATCCACTTTATATTCTTAAGGCTTTACGAGAAGGAGCAGATGGGGTGCTGGTTTCTGGTTGTCATCCAGGAGATTGTCACTATATTGGGGGCAATTATTTTGCACGCAGGAAATTTCTGGTTCTTAAGGAGATGCTCAAATGGTTTGGCATCGAGGAGGAAAGAGTGCAATTTTCCTGGGTTTCAGCCTCTGAAGGTCAGAAATTCTCTAAGGTGGTAGAGGAAGTGGTGGAAAGCGTTAAGAAGGTTGGTCCTGCATCCCGATTGGTAAAGGAGTCAACTATAAATAATGTGTAA
- a CDS encoding methylenetetrahydrofolate reductase, producing MSWLQRVLQEGHFAVTCEIGPPKSNDSSVITRKCEQVRDFVDAVNVTDNQTAIVRMSSFASCLIVSRQKVEPVMQMVCRDRNRIALQSDFLGACALGIENFLCLSGDHQSMGNHPQAKNVFDVDSIQLLQILKNMRDQKVFQNGEPIKGEIRAFLGAGANPFADPLELRVLRLAKKIQAGAQFIQTQAIFDLERFAKWMEEVREWGLHEKAFIMAGVIPVKSVRALEYMKKEVPGLEIPDYYLERMRQARDPKEEGIKICVEIINEVRKIEGVSGVHIMAIAWESIVPEIVKRCGLYPRPPREVRENE from the coding sequence GTGAGCTGGTTACAGAGAGTGCTTCAGGAGGGTCATTTTGCGGTTACCTGTGAAATTGGACCGCCCAAAAGCAATGATTCCTCGGTAATTACCAGGAAATGTGAACAGGTAAGGGACTTTGTTGACGCGGTGAATGTAACTGATAATCAAACTGCCATTGTGCGGATGTCAAGCTTTGCCAGTTGCCTGATTGTTTCCCGCCAGAAAGTGGAGCCGGTCATGCAGATGGTGTGTCGAGACAGGAACCGGATTGCTTTACAAAGTGATTTCCTGGGGGCTTGTGCGCTGGGGATAGAGAATTTTCTCTGTTTAAGCGGAGACCATCAGAGCATGGGAAATCACCCTCAAGCGAAAAACGTTTTTGATGTGGATTCAATACAGCTTTTGCAAATTTTGAAAAACATGCGTGACCAGAAAGTTTTTCAAAATGGTGAACCTATCAAAGGAGAAATCAGAGCTTTTCTGGGAGCAGGGGCAAACCCCTTCGCTGACCCTCTTGAGTTGAGGGTGTTGCGTTTGGCCAAAAAGATTCAGGCTGGAGCTCAGTTTATCCAAACACAAGCGATTTTTGACCTGGAAAGGTTTGCAAAATGGATGGAGGAAGTGAGGGAGTGGGGCTTACATGAGAAGGCTTTTATTATGGCTGGGGTGATTCCCGTTAAGTCTGTTCGGGCTCTGGAATACATGAAAAAGGAAGTACCTGGGCTTGAAATACCCGATTATTACCTGGAAAGAATGCGCCAGGCCAGAGACCCCAAGGAGGAAGGCATAAAGATTTGTGTGGAAATCATCAACGAAGTACGAAAGATAGAGGGAGTAAGTGGTGTGCATATTATGGCTATTGCCTGGGAAAGCATTGTTCCTGAAATTGTAAAAAGGTGTGGTCTCTATCCAAGACCCCCAAGAGAGGTAAGAGAAAATGAGTGA
- a CDS encoding hydrogenase iron-sulfur subunit → MRLVALGCERNGYPALLRYFENASLPSGWELKRLSAIPCLGFIKEEMLFTVLGEDVDALLLAGCPLDACKNIRGSDIGLRRTLRANALLEEAQIHKKVVLALVTPDKTGEVERALTEMFTFFGGSDKQ, encoded by the coding sequence ATGAGGCTGGTAGCTCTTGGTTGCGAAAGGAACGGGTATCCAGCGCTTTTGCGTTATTTTGAGAACGCTTCCTTACCATCAGGCTGGGAGTTGAAAAGGCTTTCCGCAATTCCCTGTCTGGGTTTTATTAAGGAGGAGATGCTTTTTACTGTCTTGGGAGAGGACGTCGATGCTTTGTTGCTCGCTGGTTGTCCACTGGATGCTTGTAAGAACATACGAGGCAGTGATATAGGCTTGCGTAGGACATTAAGAGCCAATGCCCTGCTTGAAGAAGCGCAGATTCACAAAAAGGTGGTTTTGGCCTTAGTCACTCCTGATAAAACTGGTGAAGTGGAGCGAGCGCTTACCGAGATGTTTACCTTTTTTGGAGGTTCAGACAAACAATGA
- a CDS encoding methylenetetrahydrofolate reductase C-terminal domain-containing protein, which translates to MIVGERKPLPEILKLLDGFKKVLILGCGTCVAVCMSGGEKEAKELAALLRLKGFEAWSATVERQCEVEFNRLVGEEVEKAEAVLSLACGVGVQALAELYFRKPVYPALNTTFMGLPVEQGLWEERCAGCGDCLLHLFGGICPVTRCAKSLLNGPCGGSKGGKCEVRPERDCAWQLIFEKFKSLGRVEELLRIELPKDWSYSRYGGHRKMVREDVRL; encoded by the coding sequence ATGATTGTTGGTGAAAGAAAACCCCTTCCTGAGATATTGAAGCTTTTAGATGGCTTTAAGAAAGTCCTGATTCTGGGCTGTGGGACCTGTGTCGCTGTTTGTATGTCGGGTGGCGAAAAAGAGGCTAAAGAACTTGCTGCCCTGCTGAGACTTAAAGGCTTTGAGGCCTGGAGTGCTACGGTGGAGAGACAGTGCGAGGTAGAGTTCAACAGACTGGTTGGAGAGGAAGTCGAAAAGGCAGAAGCAGTTCTTTCTCTGGCCTGTGGAGTGGGAGTACAAGCTCTGGCAGAGCTTTATTTTCGAAAACCGGTTTATCCTGCTTTGAACACCACATTCATGGGTTTGCCCGTCGAACAAGGTTTGTGGGAGGAACGTTGTGCCGGTTGTGGTGATTGTCTGCTCCACCTTTTTGGAGGTATCTGTCCGGTGACGCGCTGTGCAAAAAGCCTTTTAAATGGTCCCTGTGGTGGTTCCAAGGGTGGAAAGTGCGAAGTAAGACCGGAACGCGATTGTGCCTGGCAGCTTATTTTTGAGAAATTTAAGTCTTTGGGCAGGGTGGAAGAGCTTTTGCGGATTGAGCTCCCCAAGGATTGGTCATATTCGAGGTATGGTGGACATCGCAAAATGGTAAGAGAGGATGTCAGACTGTGA
- a CDS encoding 4Fe-4S dicluster domain-containing protein, whose translation MSEAKVFDYQFKYRVASRPGGEGLLSCFACGVCTAGCPVSEVEGDFNPRRIIHQILLGEQEELLQSEYIWLCVGCYRCTAHCPQDVEFTNLLKVLRELAVEEGTVSAEWKKVVDEVDRRTQELRRALIKYLWNKGINSLEEFERFYREEIAKLGWVEGEGSNAR comes from the coding sequence ATGAGTGAGGCAAAAGTTTTTGATTATCAGTTCAAGTATCGGGTTGCTTCTCGCCCTGGGGGCGAAGGTTTGCTTTCCTGTTTTGCCTGTGGAGTTTGTACAGCGGGTTGTCCGGTGAGCGAGGTTGAGGGGGATTTCAATCCGCGCCGCATCATTCATCAGATTTTGCTTGGTGAACAGGAAGAGCTTTTGCAGTCGGAATACATATGGCTGTGTGTAGGCTGTTATCGTTGCACTGCCCACTGCCCGCAGGATGTTGAATTTACCAATCTTTTGAAGGTTCTGCGGGAGCTTGCTGTAGAGGAGGGCACCGTTTCTGCAGAATGGAAAAAAGTGGTTGACGAGGTCGACCGCAGGACTCAAGAGCTGCGACGAGCGCTTATCAAATATCTGTGGAACAAAGGCATCAATTCTCTGGAAGAGTTCGAGAGGTTTTATCGAGAAGAAATTGCCAAGCTGGGTTGGGTTGAAGGAGAGGGTAGCAATGCACGGTAA
- a CDS encoding 4Fe-4S binding protein codes for MKKILVLFRPEYERVKPLLDAIGVFSEELDLRISSWTEWSTGRKIDVKNFEKVFLLVDDIESNLELLSEFCEITEDLSQFRIFGIPKDAASPQLVARWKDYFQEELVLKYPFPVKAVLLKPEKKVLIVAEGNKNTEGVEKALREKGIPFFVSREKVTLYREGINFKLLHSPYGETCFGAVIFLPERKTLSFAFPQEVEDTGRAFFLEELSKKYSHRNFWKKSVAFLVHKLASPRQWREAFSWATRIRRDFCSEVLFLCEQVGVALENSELAYREARQSGIRFEKARFENLSCRATESMQQIILNFIAEKDRREVSYLVDWLIVVPSFEVQPVALDEYFITDYASLRVVSPPNPVVDKYSTYWRGVFCAPLEETGKEWRYLAHSVAQYLEKAQLKLKERGSVDEEKCVLCLTCLRSCPFGAVKIEGRSKRKKAMIDWTLCQGCGVCASLCPAGAIEILDCKNGQYIFGPRWRG; via the coding sequence TTGAAAAAGATACTTGTATTATTTCGTCCTGAATACGAGCGCGTGAAGCCTTTGCTGGACGCTATCGGTGTTTTCTCAGAGGAGTTAGATTTACGGATTTCTTCCTGGACGGAGTGGTCAACCGGGAGGAAGATTGATGTTAAAAACTTTGAAAAAGTGTTTTTGCTGGTTGACGACATTGAATCCAACCTTGAGCTATTGTCTGAATTTTGTGAGATAACGGAGGACCTTAGCCAGTTTAGGATTTTTGGAATTCCGAAAGATGCGGCTTCACCTCAGTTGGTTGCCCGGTGGAAAGATTATTTTCAGGAGGAACTGGTTTTGAAATACCCCTTCCCAGTTAAGGCTGTTCTTTTGAAGCCAGAGAAAAAAGTTTTAATTGTTGCTGAAGGGAATAAGAACACAGAAGGAGTGGAAAAAGCCCTTCGCGAAAAAGGGATACCCTTTTTTGTGAGCAGAGAAAAGGTAACTCTTTATCGGGAGGGAATTAATTTTAAGCTTCTTCACTCTCCGTATGGCGAGACGTGCTTCGGAGCGGTAATTTTTTTGCCGGAAAGGAAAACGCTTTCCTTTGCATTTCCCCAAGAGGTAGAGGATACGGGAAGAGCGTTCTTCTTGGAAGAGTTATCGAAAAAGTATAGCCATCGTAACTTTTGGAAAAAGAGCGTTGCCTTTTTGGTGCACAAACTTGCTTCTCCGCGGCAGTGGAGGGAGGCTTTTTCCTGGGCTACTCGCATTCGCCGGGATTTTTGTTCGGAAGTGCTCTTTCTGTGCGAACAGGTTGGTGTTGCACTGGAGAATTCAGAGCTTGCTTATCGGGAAGCGAGGCAAAGTGGAATCCGCTTTGAAAAAGCTCGATTTGAGAACCTTTCCTGTCGGGCTACCGAGAGCATGCAACAAATTATTCTGAACTTTATTGCAGAAAAGGACCGACGTGAAGTTTCTTACCTGGTGGACTGGCTTATTGTTGTGCCTTCTTTTGAGGTTCAGCCTGTGGCATTAGATGAATATTTTATCACTGACTATGCGAGCTTAAGGGTTGTTTCGCCTCCTAACCCGGTAGTCGACAAGTATTCCACTTACTGGAGGGGGGTTTTTTGTGCTCCTCTGGAAGAGACTGGCAAAGAATGGAGATATCTGGCGCATTCGGTGGCTCAATATCTGGAGAAAGCACAACTGAAACTCAAAGAACGTGGTTCTGTTGATGAAGAGAAATGTGTGCTTTGTTTAACCTGTTTGCGTTCCTGCCCGTTTGGAGCTGTGAAAATAGAAGGGAGAAGTAAGCGCAAAAAAGCCATGATAGATTGGACTCTCTGTCAGGGATGCGGTGTTTGTGCTTCTCTGTGTCCTGCTGGTGCTATAGAAATCCTGGATTGCAAAAACGGCCAGTATATTTTTGGTCCTCGCTGGCGAGGTTGA